From Leopardus geoffroyi isolate Oge1 chromosome B4, O.geoffroyi_Oge1_pat1.0, whole genome shotgun sequence, a single genomic window includes:
- the SMARCC2 gene encoding SWI/SNF complex subunit SMARCC2 isoform X3, giving the protein MAVRKKDGGPNVKYYEAADTVTQFDNVRLWLGKNYKKYIQAEPPTNKSLSSLVVQLLQFQEEVFGKHVSNAPLTKLPIKCFLDFKAGGSLCHILAAAYKFKSDQGWRRYDFQNPSRMDRNVEMFMTIEKSLVQNNCLSRPNIFLCPEIEPKLLGKLKDIIKRHQGTVTEDKSNASHVVYPVPGNLEEEEWVRPVMKRDKQVLLHWGYYPDSYDTWIPASEIEASVEDAPTPEKPRKVHAKWILDTDTFNEWMNEEDYEVNDDKSPVSRRKKISAKTLTDEVNSPDSDRRDKKGGNYKKRKRSPSPSPTPEAKKKNSKKGPSTPYTKSKRGHREEEQEDLTKDMDEPSPVPNVEEVTLPKTVNTKKDSESAPVKGGTMTDLDEQEDESMETTGKDEDENSTGNKGEQTKNPDLHEDNVTEQTHHIIIPSYAAWFDYNSVHAIERRALPEFFNGKNKSKTPEIYLAYRNFMIDTYRLNPQEYLTSTACRRNLAGDVCAIMRVHAFLEQWGLINYQVDAESRPTPMGPPPTSHFHVLADTPSGLVPLQPKTPQQTSASQQMLNFPDKGKEKPTDMQNFGLRTDMYTKKNIPSKSKAAASATREWTEQETLLLLEALEMYKDDWNKVSEHVGSRTQDECILHFLRLPIEDPYLEDSEASLGPLAYQPIPFSQSGNPVMSTVAFLASVVDPRVASAAAKSALEEFSKMKEEVPTALVEAHVRKVEEAAKVTGKADPAFGLESSGIAGTTSDEPERIEESGTDEARAEGQATEEKKEPKEPREGVGAVEEEAKEKTSEVPKKDEEKGKQGDSEKESEKSDGDPIVDPDKEKEPKEGQEEVLKEVVESEGERKTKVERDIGEGNLSTAAAAALAAAAVKAKHLAAVEERKIKSLVALLVETQMKKLEIKLRHFEELETIMDREREALEYQRQQLLADRQAFHMEQLKYAEMRARQQHFQQMHQQQQQPPPALPPGSQPIPPAGTAGPPAVHSLAMAPASVAPAPAGSGAPPGSMGPSEQIGPAGSTAGPQQQQPAGAPQPGAVPPGVPPPGPHGPSPFPNQQTPPSMMPGAVPGSGHPGVAGNAPLGLPFGMPPPPPPPAPSIIPFGSLADSISINLPPPPNLHGHHHHLPFAPGTLPPPNLPVSMANPLHPNLPATTTMPSSLPLGPGLGSAAAQSPAIVAAVQGNLLPSASPLPDPGTPLPPDPTAPSPGTVTPVPPPQ; this is encoded by the exons ATGGCGGTGCGGAAGAAGGACGGCGGGCCCAACGTGAAGTACTACGAGGCCGCGGACACCGTGACCCAGTTCGACAACGTGCGGCTCTGGCTCGGCAAGAACTACAAGAAG TATATACAAGCTGAACCACCCACCAACAAGTCCTTGTCTAGCCTGGTTGTACAGCTGCTACAGTTTCAGGAAGAAGTTTTTGGCAAACATGTCAGCAATGCACCACTCACTAAACTGCCG ATCAAATGTTTCCTAGATTTCAAAGCAGGAGGCTCCCTGTGCCACATACTTGCAGCTGCCTACAAATTCAAGAGTGACCAGGGATG GCGGCGTTACGATTTCCAGAATCCATCACGCATGGACCGCAACGTGGAAATGTTCATGACCATTGAGAAATCCTTGGTGCAG AATAACTGCCTGTCTCGACCTAACATTTTTCTGTGCCCAGAAATTGAACCCAAACTGCTAGGGAAAttaaaggacattatcaagagaCACCAG GGAACAGTCACTGAGGATAAGAGCAATGCCTCCCATGTTGTGTATCCCGTCCCAGGGAACCTGGAAGAAG AGGAATGGGTACGACCAGTCATGAAGAGGGATAAGCAGGTTCTTCTGCACTGGGGCTACTATCCTGACAG TTACGACACTTGGATCCCAGCCAGTGAAATTGAAGCATCTGTGGAAGATGCTCCAACTCCTGAGAAACCTAGGAAG GTTCATGCAAAGTGGATTCTGGACACAGACACTttcaatgaatggatgaatgaggaaGACTACGAGGTGAATGATGACAAAAGCCCTGTCTCCCGCCGAAAGAAGATTTCAGCCAAGACGCTGACAGATGAG GTGAACAGCCCAGATTCAGACCGACGGGACAAGAAAGGGGGGAACTATAAGAAGAGGAAgcgctctccctctccttcaccaACCCCAGAAGCTAAGAAGAAAAATTCTAAGAAAGG tcCCTCAACACCTTACACCAAGTCAAAGCGTGGCCACAGAGAGGAGGAGCAAGAAGACCTAACAAAGGACATGGATGAGCCTTCACCAGTCCCCAATGTAGAGGAGGTGACATTGCCTAAAACAG TAAACACTAAGAAGGATTCCGAGTCAGCCCCAGTCAAAGGAGGCACCATGACTGACCTGG ATGAACAGGAGGATGAAAGCATGGAGACCACGGGCAAG GATGAGGATGAAAACAGTACGGGGAACAAGGGAGAGCAGACGAAGAACCCGGACCTGCATGAGGACAATGTGACTGAACAGACCCACCACATCATTATTCCCAGCTATGCTGCCTGGTTTGACTATAATAG TGTTCATGCCATTGAGCGGAGGGCTCTCCCTGAGTTCTTTAACGGCAAGAACAAGTCCAAGACTCCAGAAAT CTACCTGGCTTATCGAAACTTCATGATTGACACTTACCGGCTGAACCCCCAAGAGTATCTTACCTCCACTGCCTGCCGCAGGAACCTGGCGGGTGACGTCTGTGCCATCATGAG GGTCCATGCCTTCCTAGAGCAGTGGGGTCTTATTAACTACCAGGTGGATGCTGAGAGTCGACCAACCCCGATGGGGCCTCCGCCCACCTCTCACTTCCATGTCTTGGCAGACACGCCGTCAGGGCTGGTGCCTCTGCAGCCCAAGACACCGCAG CAGACCTCTGCTTCCCAGCAAATGCTCAACTTCCCtgacaaaggcaaagagaaaccAACAGACATGCAGAACTTTGGGCTGCGCACAGACATGTACACAAAGAAGAACATCCCCTCCAAG AGTAAAGCTGCAGCCAGTGCCACTCGAGAGTGGACGGAACAGGAGACCCTGCTACTCTTAGAG GCACTGGAAATGTACAAAGATGACTGGAACAAAGTGTCAGAACACGTGGGAAGCCGCACGCAGGATGAGTGCATCTTGCATTTTCTTCGTCTTCCCATTGAAGACCCGTACCTGGAGGACTCAGAGGCCTCCCTGGGCCCCCTGGCCTACCAGCCTATCCCCTTCAGTCAGTCAGGCAACCCTGTTATGAGCACTGTTGCCTTCCTGGCCTCTGTCGTCGATCCTCGAGTCGCCTCTGCTGCTGCGAAGTCGGCCCTAG AAGAGTTCTCCAAAATGAAGGAAGAAGTACCCACCGCCTTGGTGGAGGCCCACGTTCGGAAAGTGGAGGAAGCCGCCAAAGTGACAGGCAAGGCGGACCCAGCCTTCGGTCTGGAAAGCAGTGGTATCGCCGGAACCACCTCTGATGAGCCTGAGCGGATCG AGGAGAGCGGGACTGATGAGGCACGGGCGGAGGGCCAGGCcacagaggagaagaaggagccCAAG GAGCCCCGAGAAGGAGTTGGGGCTGTCGAGGAAGAAGCGAAAGAGAAAACCAGCGAGGTTCCCaagaaggatgaagagaaagggaaacaaggTGACAGCGAGAAGGAGTCAGAGAAGAGCGATGGGGACCCAATAG TCGACCCCGACAAGGAGAAGGAAccaaaggaggggcaggaggaggtgcTGAAGGAAGTGGTGGAgtcagagggggagaggaagacgAAAGTGGAGCGGGACATCGGCGAGGGCAATCTCTCCACCGCCGCTGCTGCTGCCCTGGCTGCTGCCGCTGTGAAGGCCAAG CACCTGGCCGCCGTGGAGGAGAGGAAGATCAAATCGCTGGTGGCCCTGCTGGTGGAGACCCAGATGAAAAAGTTGGAGATCAAACTCCGGCACTTTGAAGAGTTGGAGACGATCATGGACCGGGAGCGAGAGGCA CTGGAGTATCAGAGGCAGCAGCTCCTGGCCGACAGACAAGCCTTCCACATGGAGCAGCTGAAGTACGCAGAGATGAGGGCCCGGCAGCAGCACTTCCAACAAATGcaccaacagcagcagcagccaccaccagccctgcccccaggctCCCAGCCTATCCCACCTGCGGGCACTGCTGGGCCACCCGCAGTTCACAGCTTGGCCATGGCTCCGGCCTCTGTGGCCCCTGCTCCTGCTGGCAGCGGGGCCCCTCCTGGAAGCATGGGCCCCTCTGAACAGATTGGGCCTGCAGGGTCAACGGCAGggccgcagcagcagcagccagctGGAGCCCCCCAGCCTGGGGCGGTTCCGCCAGGGGTACCCCCCCCTGGACCCCATG GCCCCTCACCGTTCCCCAACCAACAAACTCCTCCCTCAATGATGCCAGGGGCAGTGCCAGGCAGCGGGCACCCAGGCGTGGCGGGTAATGCTCCTTTGGGTTTGCCTTTTGGCatgccgcctcctcctcctcctcccgctccATCCATCATCCCATTTGGTAGTCTAGCTGACTCCATCAGTATTAacctgccccctcctcctaaCCTGCATGGGCATCACCACCATCTCCCGTTTGCCCCGGGCACTCTTCCCCCACCTAACCTGCCTGTGTCCATGGCGAACCCTCTACATCCTAACCTGCCGGCGACCACCACCATGCCATCTTCCTTGCCTCTCGGGCCGGGGCTCGGATCCGCCGCAGCCCAGAGCCCTGCCATTGTGGCAGCTGTTCAGGGCAACCTCCTGCCCAGTGCCAGCCCACTGCCAG aCCCAGGTACCCCCCTGCCTCCAGACCCCACGGCCCCAAGCCCAGGCACAGTCACCCCTGTGCCACCTCCACAGTGA
- the SMARCC2 gene encoding SWI/SNF complex subunit SMARCC2 isoform X7 has translation MSAMHHSLNCRRRYDFQNPSRMDRNVEMFMTIEKSLVQNNCLSRPNIFLCPEIEPKLLGKLKDIIKRHQGTVTEDKSNASHVVYPVPGNLEEEEWVRPVMKRDKQVLLHWGYYPDSYDTWIPASEIEASVEDAPTPEKPRKVHAKWILDTDTFNEWMNEEDYEVNDDKSPVSRRKKISAKTLTDEVNSPDSDRRDKKGGNYKKRKRSPSPSPTPEAKKKNSKKGPSTPYTKSKRGHREEEQEDLTKDMDEPSPVPNVEEVTLPKTVNTKKDSESAPVKGGTMTDLDEQEDESMETTGKDEDENSTGNKGEQTKNPDLHEDNVTEQTHHIIIPSYAAWFDYNSVHAIERRALPEFFNGKNKSKTPEIYLAYRNFMIDTYRLNPQEYLTSTACRRNLAGDVCAIMRVHAFLEQWGLINYQVDAESRPTPMGPPPTSHFHVLADTPSGLVPLQPKTPQGRQVDADTKAGRKGKELDDLVPETAKGKPELQTSASQQMLNFPDKGKEKPTDMQNFGLRTDMYTKKNIPSKSKAAASATREWTEQETLLLLEALEMYKDDWNKVSEHVGSRTQDECILHFLRLPIEDPYLEDSEASLGPLAYQPIPFSQSGNPVMSTVAFLASVVDPRVASAAAKSALEEFSKMKEEVPTALVEAHVRKVEEAAKVTGKADPAFGLESSGIAGTTSDEPERIEESGTDEARAEGQATEEKKEPKEPREGVGAVEEEAKEKTSEVPKKDEEKGKQGDSEKESEKSDGDPIVDPDKEKEPKEGQEEVLKEVVESEGERKTKVERDIGEGNLSTAAAAALAAAAVKAKHLAAVEERKIKSLVALLVETQMKKLEIKLRHFEELETIMDREREALEYQRQQLLADRQAFHMEQLKYAEMRARQQHFQQMHQQQQQPPPALPPGSQPIPPAGTAGPPAVHSLAMAPASVAPAPAGSGAPPGSMGPSEQIGPAGSTAGPQQQQPAGAPQPGAVPPGVPPPGPHGPSPFPNQQTPPSMMPGAVPGSGHPGVAGNAPLGLPFGMPPPPPPPAPSIIPFGSLADSISINLPPPPNLHGHHHHLPFAPGTLPPPNLPVSMANPLHPNLPATTTMPSSLPLGPGLGSAAAQSPAIVAAVQGNLLPSASPLPDPGTPLPPDPTAPSPGTVTPVPPPQ, from the exons ATGTCAGCAATGCACCACTCACTAAACTGCCG GCGGCGTTACGATTTCCAGAATCCATCACGCATGGACCGCAACGTGGAAATGTTCATGACCATTGAGAAATCCTTGGTGCAG AATAACTGCCTGTCTCGACCTAACATTTTTCTGTGCCCAGAAATTGAACCCAAACTGCTAGGGAAAttaaaggacattatcaagagaCACCAG GGAACAGTCACTGAGGATAAGAGCAATGCCTCCCATGTTGTGTATCCCGTCCCAGGGAACCTGGAAGAAG AGGAATGGGTACGACCAGTCATGAAGAGGGATAAGCAGGTTCTTCTGCACTGGGGCTACTATCCTGACAG TTACGACACTTGGATCCCAGCCAGTGAAATTGAAGCATCTGTGGAAGATGCTCCAACTCCTGAGAAACCTAGGAAG GTTCATGCAAAGTGGATTCTGGACACAGACACTttcaatgaatggatgaatgaggaaGACTACGAGGTGAATGATGACAAAAGCCCTGTCTCCCGCCGAAAGAAGATTTCAGCCAAGACGCTGACAGATGAG GTGAACAGCCCAGATTCAGACCGACGGGACAAGAAAGGGGGGAACTATAAGAAGAGGAAgcgctctccctctccttcaccaACCCCAGAAGCTAAGAAGAAAAATTCTAAGAAAGG tcCCTCAACACCTTACACCAAGTCAAAGCGTGGCCACAGAGAGGAGGAGCAAGAAGACCTAACAAAGGACATGGATGAGCCTTCACCAGTCCCCAATGTAGAGGAGGTGACATTGCCTAAAACAG TAAACACTAAGAAGGATTCCGAGTCAGCCCCAGTCAAAGGAGGCACCATGACTGACCTGG ATGAACAGGAGGATGAAAGCATGGAGACCACGGGCAAG GATGAGGATGAAAACAGTACGGGGAACAAGGGAGAGCAGACGAAGAACCCGGACCTGCATGAGGACAATGTGACTGAACAGACCCACCACATCATTATTCCCAGCTATGCTGCCTGGTTTGACTATAATAG TGTTCATGCCATTGAGCGGAGGGCTCTCCCTGAGTTCTTTAACGGCAAGAACAAGTCCAAGACTCCAGAAAT CTACCTGGCTTATCGAAACTTCATGATTGACACTTACCGGCTGAACCCCCAAGAGTATCTTACCTCCACTGCCTGCCGCAGGAACCTGGCGGGTGACGTCTGTGCCATCATGAG GGTCCATGCCTTCCTAGAGCAGTGGGGTCTTATTAACTACCAGGTGGATGCTGAGAGTCGACCAACCCCGATGGGGCCTCCGCCCACCTCTCACTTCCATGTCTTGGCAGACACGCCGTCAGGGCTGGTGCCTCTGCAGCCCAAGACACCGCAG GGCCGCCAGGTTGATGCTGATACCAAGGCTGGGCGAAAGGGCAAAGAGCTGGATGACCTGGTGCCAGAGACGGCTAAGGGCAAGCCAGAGCTG CAGACCTCTGCTTCCCAGCAAATGCTCAACTTCCCtgacaaaggcaaagagaaaccAACAGACATGCAGAACTTTGGGCTGCGCACAGACATGTACACAAAGAAGAACATCCCCTCCAAG AGTAAAGCTGCAGCCAGTGCCACTCGAGAGTGGACGGAACAGGAGACCCTGCTACTCTTAGAG GCACTGGAAATGTACAAAGATGACTGGAACAAAGTGTCAGAACACGTGGGAAGCCGCACGCAGGATGAGTGCATCTTGCATTTTCTTCGTCTTCCCATTGAAGACCCGTACCTGGAGGACTCAGAGGCCTCCCTGGGCCCCCTGGCCTACCAGCCTATCCCCTTCAGTCAGTCAGGCAACCCTGTTATGAGCACTGTTGCCTTCCTGGCCTCTGTCGTCGATCCTCGAGTCGCCTCTGCTGCTGCGAAGTCGGCCCTAG AAGAGTTCTCCAAAATGAAGGAAGAAGTACCCACCGCCTTGGTGGAGGCCCACGTTCGGAAAGTGGAGGAAGCCGCCAAAGTGACAGGCAAGGCGGACCCAGCCTTCGGTCTGGAAAGCAGTGGTATCGCCGGAACCACCTCTGATGAGCCTGAGCGGATCG AGGAGAGCGGGACTGATGAGGCACGGGCGGAGGGCCAGGCcacagaggagaagaaggagccCAAG GAGCCCCGAGAAGGAGTTGGGGCTGTCGAGGAAGAAGCGAAAGAGAAAACCAGCGAGGTTCCCaagaaggatgaagagaaagggaaacaaggTGACAGCGAGAAGGAGTCAGAGAAGAGCGATGGGGACCCAATAG TCGACCCCGACAAGGAGAAGGAAccaaaggaggggcaggaggaggtgcTGAAGGAAGTGGTGGAgtcagagggggagaggaagacgAAAGTGGAGCGGGACATCGGCGAGGGCAATCTCTCCACCGCCGCTGCTGCTGCCCTGGCTGCTGCCGCTGTGAAGGCCAAG CACCTGGCCGCCGTGGAGGAGAGGAAGATCAAATCGCTGGTGGCCCTGCTGGTGGAGACCCAGATGAAAAAGTTGGAGATCAAACTCCGGCACTTTGAAGAGTTGGAGACGATCATGGACCGGGAGCGAGAGGCA CTGGAGTATCAGAGGCAGCAGCTCCTGGCCGACAGACAAGCCTTCCACATGGAGCAGCTGAAGTACGCAGAGATGAGGGCCCGGCAGCAGCACTTCCAACAAATGcaccaacagcagcagcagccaccaccagccctgcccccaggctCCCAGCCTATCCCACCTGCGGGCACTGCTGGGCCACCCGCAGTTCACAGCTTGGCCATGGCTCCGGCCTCTGTGGCCCCTGCTCCTGCTGGCAGCGGGGCCCCTCCTGGAAGCATGGGCCCCTCTGAACAGATTGGGCCTGCAGGGTCAACGGCAGggccgcagcagcagcagccagctGGAGCCCCCCAGCCTGGGGCGGTTCCGCCAGGGGTACCCCCCCCTGGACCCCATG GCCCCTCACCGTTCCCCAACCAACAAACTCCTCCCTCAATGATGCCAGGGGCAGTGCCAGGCAGCGGGCACCCAGGCGTGGCGGGTAATGCTCCTTTGGGTTTGCCTTTTGGCatgccgcctcctcctcctcctcccgctccATCCATCATCCCATTTGGTAGTCTAGCTGACTCCATCAGTATTAacctgccccctcctcctaaCCTGCATGGGCATCACCACCATCTCCCGTTTGCCCCGGGCACTCTTCCCCCACCTAACCTGCCTGTGTCCATGGCGAACCCTCTACATCCTAACCTGCCGGCGACCACCACCATGCCATCTTCCTTGCCTCTCGGGCCGGGGCTCGGATCCGCCGCAGCCCAGAGCCCTGCCATTGTGGCAGCTGTTCAGGGCAACCTCCTGCCCAGTGCCAGCCCACTGCCAG aCCCAGGTACCCCCCTGCCTCCAGACCCCACGGCCCCAAGCCCAGGCACAGTCACCCCTGTGCCACCTCCACAGTGA
- the SMARCC2 gene encoding SWI/SNF complex subunit SMARCC2 isoform X11 → MAVRKKDGGPNVKYYEAADTVTQFDNVRLWLGKNYKKYIQAEPPTNKSLSSLVVQLLQFQEEVFGKHVSNAPLTKLPIKCFLDFKAGGSLCHILAAAYKFKSDQGWRRYDFQNPSRMDRNVEMFMTIEKSLVQNNCLSRPNIFLCPEIEPKLLGKLKDIIKRHQGTVTEDKSNASHVVYPVPGNLEEEEWVRPVMKRDKQVLLHWGYYPDSYDTWIPASEIEASVEDAPTPEKPRKVHAKWILDTDTFNEWMNEEDYEVNDDKSPVSRRKKISAKTLTDEVNSPDSDRRDKKGGNYKKRKRSPSPSPTPEAKKKNSKKGPSTPYTKSKRGHREEEQEDLTKDMDEPSPVPNVEEVTLPKTVNTKKDSESAPVKGGTMTDLDEQEDESMETTGKDEDENSTGNKGEQTKNPDLHEDNVTEQTHHIIIPSYAAWFDYNSVHAIERRALPEFFNGKNKSKTPEIYLAYRNFMIDTYRLNPQEYLTSTACRRNLAGDVCAIMRVHAFLEQWGLINYQVDAESRPTPMGPPPTSHFHVLADTPSGLVPLQPKTPQQTSASQQMLNFPDKGKEKPTDMQNFGLRTDMYTKKNIPSKSKAAASATREWTEQETLLLLEALEMYKDDWNKVSEHVGSRTQDECILHFLRLPIEDPYLEDSEASLGPLAYQPIPFSQSGNPVMSTVAFLASVVDPRVASAAAKSALEEFSKMKEEVPTALVEAHVRKVEEAAKVTGKADPAFGLESSGIAGTTSDEPERIEESGTDEARAEGQATEEKKEPKEPREGVGAVEEEAKEKTSEVPKKDEEKGKQGDSEKESEKSDGDPIVDPDKEKEPKEGQEEVLKEVVESEGERKTKVERDIGEGNLSTAAAAALAAAAVKAKHLAAVEERKIKSLVALLVETQMKKLEIKLRHFEELETIMDREREALEYQRQQLLADRQAFHMEQLKYAEMRARQQHFQQMHQQQQQPPPALPPGSQPIPPAGTAGPPAVHSLAMAPASVAPAPAGSGAPPGSMGPSEQIGPAGSTAGPQQQQPAGAPQPGAVPPGVPPPGPHGPSPFPNQQTPPSMMPGAVPGSGHPGVADPGTPLPPDPTAPSPGTVTPVPPPQ, encoded by the exons ATGGCGGTGCGGAAGAAGGACGGCGGGCCCAACGTGAAGTACTACGAGGCCGCGGACACCGTGACCCAGTTCGACAACGTGCGGCTCTGGCTCGGCAAGAACTACAAGAAG TATATACAAGCTGAACCACCCACCAACAAGTCCTTGTCTAGCCTGGTTGTACAGCTGCTACAGTTTCAGGAAGAAGTTTTTGGCAAACATGTCAGCAATGCACCACTCACTAAACTGCCG ATCAAATGTTTCCTAGATTTCAAAGCAGGAGGCTCCCTGTGCCACATACTTGCAGCTGCCTACAAATTCAAGAGTGACCAGGGATG GCGGCGTTACGATTTCCAGAATCCATCACGCATGGACCGCAACGTGGAAATGTTCATGACCATTGAGAAATCCTTGGTGCAG AATAACTGCCTGTCTCGACCTAACATTTTTCTGTGCCCAGAAATTGAACCCAAACTGCTAGGGAAAttaaaggacattatcaagagaCACCAG GGAACAGTCACTGAGGATAAGAGCAATGCCTCCCATGTTGTGTATCCCGTCCCAGGGAACCTGGAAGAAG AGGAATGGGTACGACCAGTCATGAAGAGGGATAAGCAGGTTCTTCTGCACTGGGGCTACTATCCTGACAG TTACGACACTTGGATCCCAGCCAGTGAAATTGAAGCATCTGTGGAAGATGCTCCAACTCCTGAGAAACCTAGGAAG GTTCATGCAAAGTGGATTCTGGACACAGACACTttcaatgaatggatgaatgaggaaGACTACGAGGTGAATGATGACAAAAGCCCTGTCTCCCGCCGAAAGAAGATTTCAGCCAAGACGCTGACAGATGAG GTGAACAGCCCAGATTCAGACCGACGGGACAAGAAAGGGGGGAACTATAAGAAGAGGAAgcgctctccctctccttcaccaACCCCAGAAGCTAAGAAGAAAAATTCTAAGAAAGG tcCCTCAACACCTTACACCAAGTCAAAGCGTGGCCACAGAGAGGAGGAGCAAGAAGACCTAACAAAGGACATGGATGAGCCTTCACCAGTCCCCAATGTAGAGGAGGTGACATTGCCTAAAACAG TAAACACTAAGAAGGATTCCGAGTCAGCCCCAGTCAAAGGAGGCACCATGACTGACCTGG ATGAACAGGAGGATGAAAGCATGGAGACCACGGGCAAG GATGAGGATGAAAACAGTACGGGGAACAAGGGAGAGCAGACGAAGAACCCGGACCTGCATGAGGACAATGTGACTGAACAGACCCACCACATCATTATTCCCAGCTATGCTGCCTGGTTTGACTATAATAG TGTTCATGCCATTGAGCGGAGGGCTCTCCCTGAGTTCTTTAACGGCAAGAACAAGTCCAAGACTCCAGAAAT CTACCTGGCTTATCGAAACTTCATGATTGACACTTACCGGCTGAACCCCCAAGAGTATCTTACCTCCACTGCCTGCCGCAGGAACCTGGCGGGTGACGTCTGTGCCATCATGAG GGTCCATGCCTTCCTAGAGCAGTGGGGTCTTATTAACTACCAGGTGGATGCTGAGAGTCGACCAACCCCGATGGGGCCTCCGCCCACCTCTCACTTCCATGTCTTGGCAGACACGCCGTCAGGGCTGGTGCCTCTGCAGCCCAAGACACCGCAG CAGACCTCTGCTTCCCAGCAAATGCTCAACTTCCCtgacaaaggcaaagagaaaccAACAGACATGCAGAACTTTGGGCTGCGCACAGACATGTACACAAAGAAGAACATCCCCTCCAAG AGTAAAGCTGCAGCCAGTGCCACTCGAGAGTGGACGGAACAGGAGACCCTGCTACTCTTAGAG GCACTGGAAATGTACAAAGATGACTGGAACAAAGTGTCAGAACACGTGGGAAGCCGCACGCAGGATGAGTGCATCTTGCATTTTCTTCGTCTTCCCATTGAAGACCCGTACCTGGAGGACTCAGAGGCCTCCCTGGGCCCCCTGGCCTACCAGCCTATCCCCTTCAGTCAGTCAGGCAACCCTGTTATGAGCACTGTTGCCTTCCTGGCCTCTGTCGTCGATCCTCGAGTCGCCTCTGCTGCTGCGAAGTCGGCCCTAG AAGAGTTCTCCAAAATGAAGGAAGAAGTACCCACCGCCTTGGTGGAGGCCCACGTTCGGAAAGTGGAGGAAGCCGCCAAAGTGACAGGCAAGGCGGACCCAGCCTTCGGTCTGGAAAGCAGTGGTATCGCCGGAACCACCTCTGATGAGCCTGAGCGGATCG AGGAGAGCGGGACTGATGAGGCACGGGCGGAGGGCCAGGCcacagaggagaagaaggagccCAAG GAGCCCCGAGAAGGAGTTGGGGCTGTCGAGGAAGAAGCGAAAGAGAAAACCAGCGAGGTTCCCaagaaggatgaagagaaagggaaacaaggTGACAGCGAGAAGGAGTCAGAGAAGAGCGATGGGGACCCAATAG TCGACCCCGACAAGGAGAAGGAAccaaaggaggggcaggaggaggtgcTGAAGGAAGTGGTGGAgtcagagggggagaggaagacgAAAGTGGAGCGGGACATCGGCGAGGGCAATCTCTCCACCGCCGCTGCTGCTGCCCTGGCTGCTGCCGCTGTGAAGGCCAAG CACCTGGCCGCCGTGGAGGAGAGGAAGATCAAATCGCTGGTGGCCCTGCTGGTGGAGACCCAGATGAAAAAGTTGGAGATCAAACTCCGGCACTTTGAAGAGTTGGAGACGATCATGGACCGGGAGCGAGAGGCA CTGGAGTATCAGAGGCAGCAGCTCCTGGCCGACAGACAAGCCTTCCACATGGAGCAGCTGAAGTACGCAGAGATGAGGGCCCGGCAGCAGCACTTCCAACAAATGcaccaacagcagcagcagccaccaccagccctgcccccaggctCCCAGCCTATCCCACCTGCGGGCACTGCTGGGCCACCCGCAGTTCACAGCTTGGCCATGGCTCCGGCCTCTGTGGCCCCTGCTCCTGCTGGCAGCGGGGCCCCTCCTGGAAGCATGGGCCCCTCTGAACAGATTGGGCCTGCAGGGTCAACGGCAGggccgcagcagcagcagccagctGGAGCCCCCCAGCCTGGGGCGGTTCCGCCAGGGGTACCCCCCCCTGGACCCCATG GCCCCTCACCGTTCCCCAACCAACAAACTCCTCCCTCAATGATGCCAGGGGCAGTGCCAGGCAGCGGGCACCCAGGCGTGGCGG aCCCAGGTACCCCCCTGCCTCCAGACCCCACGGCCCCAAGCCCAGGCACAGTCACCCCTGTGCCACCTCCACAGTGA